The sequence below is a genomic window from Littorina saxatilis isolate snail1 unplaced genomic scaffold, US_GU_Lsax_2.0 scaffold_886, whole genome shotgun sequence.
GGCTTTAAAGGGGggtaggggaaggttgcctaatatggaccggcgcctaatatggaccacctcctgtttaTACAAACTAACAGTGCCAGAGCGCTCAAAACATATCATTTTCTGTATTTatcctctctggataacttacagacgtcaaaacagttgcggaaacacaaacctcaaaactgtTTGgcgttttctattttttttcacttttggcagggttcactctaaatttgccgcctaaaacggactcgtttctgtccacagccaaagcttttatcacacaaaaattgctatatacaTACCTGTCAAGCTTTTGTGGACTCTCACCATAAGATTTTGCTCACAAAACCATAAGTTTGCACCAAAAGCATAAGACAACATACAAAATTGCAGAAGTCGTTGGATTAATCGCCACAAGAActaaatacatgcacacacacacacaaacacacacacattctaaaAAAACATTGTTGATGATatcataaaaactaaaaacGGTAGACTTTATGGTTGCTTTGTAGATTTCCAAAAAGCGTTTGACAACGTCTGGCACGATGCACTTTTGCTCAAATTATACAAGAATGGCATTAAGGGAAAATGCTACCAAATAATCAAAAATATGTACAATAATTCAAAAATATGTACACGAATTCAAGGAGAATATTCAAAAGAAATTGTTATCAAAAAAGGAGTTCATCAAGGAAATACGCTAAGTCCTACTCTTTTCAATATTTTCATCAATGATATTACTAATGGACTACCAGATAAGGACTCTCCTTTCATTCATGAAAATACATCTGATAGATTATCATGTCTTTTATATGCAGATGATTTAGTTCTTTTATCGAAAACCAAGAAAGGACTACAAAACAAACTAGATTTCTTATACAACTACTGCCAACAACGGGGACTAATAATTAACACGGAAAAAACTAAGATTATACCTTTTTGTCGTACAGAAACCAAGATAAGTAATACATTCAAATGTGGTGAGGACATAATACAAGTGacagatcaatataaatatCTGGGCGTAATATTTCATAAAAATGGTAATTTTGATTTAACGCAAGATCATTTGAATAAGCAAGGTAACAAAGCAGCGTATTtatgttcacaagctcacataaaatcatttatgcaacacaCTAAGACCAGACCAAAGTTGAGATTGAAATGGGCACTTTATTTAATAAAGCGCCAGAGTGgatgaaaatatatatacatgacaaaataaggtggtcccgctgtacaagggttaccaaacacacacacacagtaacattgtacaacttactCTCACGTTCAAGCGGGACCACCAACAAAACTTATCAAATAAACAACATTTCACGTGATCAAGCAGGTGACCACAAACACaaatcttcacattttaacactcTCTCATGTATTCATAAAAGAATCAGTCATTCATGCTGACTAGATAATGACATAATCAAATCACCCTCAGTCATTCATGCTGCCTATATAATGACATCATAACATCACATGAATAAAACCGTTCTTGATATACAAAATATGACCAGTGTGGGCGTTGACCGCCACGTTCAAGAATACATTATTTGTTACAAGGTGGAGTTAACAAAGGGGGAGGAAGGCGGGTCAGCAAATATTTCGGCTGCCACTGTCTACAGTCAGGATGGTTGTGGGCTATATTTAGAATTTACCCATCATCCTGTTTACCCCACCCCGTGTCATCCGGGTTGCTCCACaacaaaatcgtctgctccaggaGCAGACGGCAGAGAAATAGTGTACGGTCATGATCTGTTGCATAAATTCTCTTtatgttcacaagctcacataaaatcatttatgcaacacaCTAAGACCAGACCAAAGTTGAGATTGAAATGGGCACTTTATTTAATAAAGCGCCAGAGTGgatgaaaatatatatacatgacaaaataaggtggtcccgctgtacaagggttaccaaacacacacacacagtaacattgtacaacttactCTCACGTTCAAGCGGGACCACCAACAAAACTTATCAAATAAACAACATTTCACGTGATCAAGCAGGTGACCACAAACACaaatcttcacattttaacactcTCTCATGTATTCATAAAAGAATCAGTCATTCATGCTGACTAGATAATGACATAATCAAATCACCCTCAGTCATTCATGCTGCCTATATAATGACATCATAACATCACATGAATAAAACCGTTCTTGATATACAAAATATGACCAGTGTGGGCGTTGACCGCCACAACTGTGGTATCTCCAATACAACTTAAAAGAGATTACACAGCAACCCCACACCAGATCCCGTGCACAGCATCTAAGCATGGGCAACCCCCATACTTTGGTTATGATGCGAAAAGTTATACCTGAACGACTTGCTATTATTACCTAAGTTAACCGAGGCTGACAGCGTATGGCCAACCTCCATGCCTGCCAGCCGCCTGCCCTCTGTAACCTGGTTTATCTATCAACTTCAATCTTCAATGTAGGTCCCTACCCAGGTCAACCTCCTGGATAAGAACTTCCACTGTTGACTGAATTATGTACATCTAGTTTTTTGGACTCAGCTTCCTCGACATAGGTCCAAAACCAGGCCAACCTCCTGGATGAGGACTTTTTGTGATTGACTGAATGCTTACCTAAAACTGTGACCAGCATTCTTATCTGCAGTTTACTCCCTAAATTGTTTAAGGTAAGCGAATATACCTTTTGAAAGCATCCGATTGCCACCGTCCCCGCTTGCGAATCTGCGCGTCTGAGGCGCCTTTTGCTGCGCTCGATGTAgctgctcctattctaaaacTGTGTGAATTAAATCGGTCAGCTGGAATTCCGGCAATGTTCAACATTGCTTTTAGTGTGGTAACAAAATCCCTCCTTAGTAATGAACGACCATCAAGCATGAACAGCGGTCCGGGCATGCGCCCTCTTTTCACTATGTATTCTTTTAGAGCTTGTACGGGGCATATGAGTGGATTAGCAACTGTTGTTACAAAGGCTTCTTGATGCTTACCGGCTGAGTGCTTAGCAGATCTGAAGGAAATAAGAATTGAGTCATCCGTTAAGGTCACATCGGAGAAAGCAAGTGTGTGACCTGAATCTGTTATTTCCCCGACCCGTAGGAAAGCATGAAAAGCCAACAAAAACATGGATGGGTAAAGATATGtgagataaatattttgaaagGCTTGTCTACTGGTTTTCACTAGCTGTTCTAGGATCTCTTCAGTAATAGGAAGACGACTGTCGTTTGCGGGTTTAagtttatgtgctgttttcatCGACTTACGGACTATGTAAGATGACGTCGGAGCAGACACACTTGATAACTTGTGCGCATAACTCAGCGCGGAAATCATGGAAGAAATTGTCGCAGGTGCGTAGCCTTTTTGATAGAGATATGCAATGAACAGCAGGACAGTTTGCTCGCTTACTGGAAATTCCCAAAGGATATTACTTTCAGTTATGAAAATCCTGAAAAGCTGCCAAGCTCTTCGGTACAGACTAATGGATGAGGCACTTAACGCCTTGCCAAACAGCAGCTAGAGGCACCTTTATGTCTTTGCACATATCTGTAAACGACTCCAAGTCTTTCCTGCAACCATCCCGGGATGCATTCACAATGAAAAAATCATCTAATATGTGGGTAATCTTGTCAATACCTAGTTTAATACCAGCCACCCACTGTAAAGCACAACTGAATGTTTCAAAAATCTGACAGGAAGCGGAACAAACCATTTGCAAGCATCTGTCTATATAGATTTCACCTTTCCAACAAAAACAGAATAGAGGGTAACAGTCAGGGCTCACCGGAATGATCCTGAAAGCAGACTTAATATCGGTCTTTGCCATGTGGCAATTTGTTCCTGCATCTTTAACAAGTTTTATTGCATCTTCTATTGTTGCATAACTTATGGAAGTGAAAGATGGATCAATGCGGTCATTAATGGACTGACCTTCTGGGTAAGACAGGTGATGTATGATCCTGTAGTCGCCAGGCTGCTTTTTTGGAACTACCCCCAATGGTGACATTTGAAAAATGGATTTGTTGAAAATGGGCCTGTTATTCTCCCCGCTGCTAGTTCTTTTTGAATATAACAATCCACTATTTCTGGCCGCTCGTTAGCAGACTTAAGGTTTTGAACCTCTGTACAACATGGTATTCCGGCAAAGTTAATGTCAAATCCCTGTTTGAAACCATTGACTAGGAACAGAGTTTTATGTGGATGATAGCCTTGACCATCTGGAGAAGGCCGAAAAGCTGACAGGGGTTGGTAGGGACGCGAACTCATTACTGTCGTTTGGGGCCTGCGGTGGAAGTGGGCCGGTTGTTAACTTTGTGATACCGGTCGGACTTCTGACCGCGAAAGGACTGGTTGTCAGGGCAAGACTTCGCTGAATGGGGCCCAGCGCAATTCACGCAGGCATGGGAATAGCGACAATTGTCACTGAATTTGCAGGATCCAAATTTATGAAAAAAGGTACAATGGCCCTTGGGGACCCACGAAGGTCCTGCGTATCCGGATTTTCCCTGTTTTTTAACGTGTTGCCCCCCAGGTTGCCCTTCCCTTTGTTTGGCTTCAAAAGCCAGGTCAAAATTCTTGTCCCCCTACTGCACAAGCCCCTTTTCTAGCATGGTTCTAAAACTTCTGTCATAGAAGTCCCAGTCATGTCCCTTGTGGAACAGACTGGAGACCACTTCGTAGTGTTTAGCGAAACCAGTCTGTGCACAGGTCTGGCTGGGCTGCTGCGTCAAAACATGCTGAAAAAGGTTCCAGGCCTCACCCCATTTTGTAAAGGACAATTTCTTCTGCTTGGATTTTTGGGCTAGGGTGAGGCTTGGTTGGCCTGAGGTGTCCACGGACAGTGTGTACTCTGGGTCAGCGTCCTGGTGGAGCAAATCCGCAAACTCCacaaactggccttgccaaatCGCATGCTTCAATTTATCAGGAATGTGCAAGTCCACTGGGACATGGGTCACCCCAGGCTCACCTGTTACCCTCCGGAGGACAGTGCTGAGCACATTGTGCACCACAGTGTCCTGGTGTTGTTCACTGTTGGACGGACCAGGCTGTGCGACTCCTGCAGGGGATCCATCCATTGCTGTGGGTGCCGCCTGTGCCTTCTCCACCGCCTCCATACGAGCCGCCAGCTGAATGTTTGTCTGTTGCATGGCTTGAAGCAGTGCCATCACCACCTCGAAACCTGCTGCCAAGCGTTGATCGGACAGGACAGTGGAGGCTGGTGCAGCCTCTGCGGCCCCCTCAGCTGTGGTGCTTGTGGACGCACCTCTCTGCCTTCCTCGCTTGGCTGGTCGTCCACGGGCATTAACTGGCGCATCTGCAAAGCGCTTAGGCACCGCTCTAGTTCTCACCGGAGGCATCAGTCAGTGGTCTGCACAGCATAACATTATGTATATCGGTAGGTGTCTACCATTTGATTTTATAATAATTCTTGATAGTCCATCCAGACTTTGGCGTGTTCGGCAGGAAAACAGCACCAATCACCTGTGGAGAGAATTAATCGTTTGCTGAATAAAGTGTGGTGATAATTCGCCCAGACGCGGTTGTAACAACCCATCCTTATTGTCAAGGAGGCGACGGTACTGCTTCCTCTATGACGCCATTGTATTGGCACCACCTATTGCTGTAACCAAGGATAGTAATCCCACTACTTGCTGGTGTATCTGAGGGCCTATTGGCCCTCTCAACTAGGCAATTATCACATAATGGTGTATCTAAGGGCCTAGTGGCCCTCTCAACCCTGTTACACATATTAATATCATGACGTACTGGTGTATCTAAGGGCCTAGAAGCCCTCTCAACCCTGTTAATATGATATACTGGTGTATCTAAGGGCATAGCACTCCATCATAGCAGCCCTCTCAACTCTATTATACTATTGTACTGGTGTATCCAAGGGCAGATATGCGCTCTCAACCGTGTACCAATCACTGGTATATCTGAGGGCTTAGTGACTGGTCCTCTCAACCaattaacaaaactctattatAATATATATTGTACTGGTGTATCCAAGGGCAGATACGCGCTCTCAACCGTGTACCAATCACTGGTGTATCTGTGGGCTTAGTTACTGGCCCTCTCAACCAATTAACAAAACTGTCACATAATGGTGTATCTAAGGGCCTAGTGGCCCTCTCAACCCTGTTACACATGTATATTAATATCATGACGTACTGGTGTATCTAAGGGCCTAGAAGCCCTCTCAACCCTGTTAATATGATATACTGGTGTATCTAAGGGCATAGCACTCCATC
It includes:
- the LOC138955585 gene encoding uncharacterized protein, which codes for MPPVRTRAVPKRFADAPVNARGRPAKRGRQRGASTSTTAEGAAEAAPASTVLSDQRLAAGFEVVMALLQAMQQTNIQLAARMEAVEKAQAAPTAMDGSPAGVAQPGPSNSEQHQDTVVHNVLSTVLRRVTGEPGVTHVPVDLHIPDKLKHAIWQGQFVEFADLLHQDADPEYTLSVDTSGQPSLTLAQKSKQKKLSFTKWGEAWNLFQHVLTQQPSQTCAQTGFAKHYEVVSSLFHKGHDWDFYDRSFRTMLEKGLVQ